The following coding sequences are from one Haliotis asinina isolate JCU_RB_2024 chromosome 3, JCU_Hal_asi_v2, whole genome shotgun sequence window:
- the LOC137279005 gene encoding ras-related protein Rap-1b-like gives MEFRRQSLPACITIAVLGAPNVGKTSFVTRFLHGTFPEERSPTSQETFIRFVQISGGSHQQIQVVDTSGAKKAKPATDTYIKESDAFVVIYSVDKRKSLRKAIKICRRVLDIKDSPDTPILLVGNKCDLKCGKGMKTEERKKYMRDRISCFHMERSAKTNQNVRLIFDIVVEHVLGKALKDAIAFLLRNTRVSRCAANGDHRPPARISRVSIEDILGFDKPCED, from the exons ATGGAATTTAGACGGCAATCACTACCAGCCTGCATCACTATCGCCGTGCTTGGGGCGCCCAATGTAGGAAAGACGTCCTTTGTCACTCGCTTTCTGCACGGCACATTCCCAGAAGAGCGTTCTCCCACGAGCCAAGAGACTTTCATCCGTTTCGTGCAGATTTCAG GCGGCAGTCACCAGCAGATACAGGTGGTGGACACAAGTGGGGCGAAAAAGGCCAAACCAGCGACAGACACATATATAAAGGAGAGTGACGCCTTTGTGGTTATCTACTCTGTTGATAAACGGAAGTCTTTGAGGAAGGCTATCAAGATATGTCGTCgtgttttagacattaaag ATTCCCCAGACACTCCTATACTTCTAGTTGGCAACAAATGCGACCTTAAATGCGGAAAAGGGATGAAGACAGAAGAGAGAAAGAAGTATATGCGAGATCGCATCAGTTGCTTTCACATGGAAAGGAGTGCTAAGACAAATCAGAACGTCAGGCTGATATTTGACATAGTCGTAGAACATGTGCTGGGCAAAGCATTGAAAGATGCCATCGCTTTCTTGCTGAGAAATACTCGTGTATCACGGTGTGCTGCCAATGGAGATCATCGCCCTCCAGCAAGAATTTCGAGGGTTtcaattgaagatatcttgggTTTTGACAAGCCTTGTGAAGACTGA